One part of the Microbacterium aurugineum genome encodes these proteins:
- the fdxA gene encoding ferredoxin: MTYVIALPCVDVKDKACIDECPVDCIYEGERSLYIHPDECVDCGACEPVCPVEAIFYEDDLPEEWQDYYKANVEFFDEIGSPGGAAKTGMLAFDHPVIAALAPQGEHA, translated from the coding sequence ATGACCTATGTCATCGCCCTGCCGTGCGTCGATGTGAAGGACAAGGCCTGCATCGATGAGTGTCCCGTCGACTGCATCTACGAGGGTGAGCGCTCGCTCTACATCCACCCGGACGAATGCGTCGACTGCGGTGCCTGCGAGCCGGTGTGCCCGGTCGAGGCGATCTTCTACGAAGACGATCTCCCCGAGGAGTGGCAGGACTACTACAAGGCCAACGTCGAGTTCTTCGACGAGATCGGCTCCCCCGGAGGCGCCGCGAAGACGGGCATGCTCGCGTTCGACCACCCGGTCATCGCCGCGCTGGCTCCCCAGGGGGAACACGCATGA
- a CDS encoding FAD-dependent oxidoreductase, which translates to MTVAEPRIAIVGAGPAGIYAADILLDRVPTASIDLFEKLPAPYGLVRYGVAPDHPRIRKITDALHEVLGHPRIRLRCNIDVGGDIGIDELRAAYDGVIVATGADLDVRLDIPGIDLPGSFGAADFVAWYDGHPDAPRTWPLAAESVAVLGAGNVALDVTRILATHASALTHTDTPDAVLDQLGASPLRDVHLFARRGPADVRFSALELRELAEQDDVDVIVDADELALDAHAERMIAQFSQRRTIVRTLTEWAALDPADRTAARRIHLHLRQRPVRLLGTGRVTGIEMERTASDELGRMVGTGELRRYDVGAVYRAVGYRSTPVAGVPFDDELGVVPHAEGRVLDAAGEPIPRLYATGWIKRGPVGLIGSTKSDAAQTVRHLVEDLEAAEEVVRAEDPIAHLGHAVDFDGWLRIDAAERSAGADRGRERTKLVEREEMLRHAKQEQMTEAGR; encoded by the coding sequence ATGACGGTCGCCGAACCCCGGATCGCCATCGTCGGAGCGGGCCCCGCGGGCATCTACGCCGCCGACATCCTGCTCGATCGTGTGCCGACCGCGTCGATCGACCTCTTCGAGAAGCTCCCGGCACCGTACGGTCTCGTCCGCTACGGCGTCGCCCCCGATCACCCGCGGATCCGCAAGATCACGGATGCGCTGCACGAGGTGCTCGGCCACCCGCGCATCCGCCTGCGCTGCAACATCGACGTCGGGGGTGACATCGGGATCGATGAGCTGCGTGCGGCATACGACGGGGTGATCGTGGCGACGGGGGCCGACCTCGACGTCCGCCTCGACATCCCCGGTATCGACCTTCCCGGCTCTTTCGGTGCCGCGGACTTCGTCGCGTGGTACGACGGGCACCCCGATGCCCCGCGCACCTGGCCGCTCGCCGCCGAGTCGGTGGCGGTGCTCGGTGCGGGCAACGTCGCGCTCGACGTGACGCGGATCCTCGCCACGCACGCCTCCGCGCTGACGCACACCGACACCCCGGATGCCGTGCTCGACCAGCTCGGCGCCAGCCCCCTGCGGGATGTGCACCTGTTCGCGCGGCGGGGGCCGGCCGACGTGCGCTTCTCTGCGCTGGAGCTGCGCGAGCTCGCCGAGCAGGATGACGTCGATGTGATCGTCGATGCGGACGAACTCGCACTCGACGCGCATGCCGAGCGGATGATCGCGCAGTTCTCGCAGCGCCGCACCATCGTGCGCACCCTGACCGAGTGGGCCGCGCTCGATCCGGCCGACCGCACCGCCGCTCGCCGCATCCATCTGCACCTGCGGCAGCGACCCGTCCGTCTGCTGGGCACCGGACGAGTCACCGGCATCGAGATGGAGCGGACGGCGTCGGATGAGCTGGGCCGCATGGTGGGCACCGGCGAACTGCGGCGGTATGACGTCGGGGCGGTCTACCGCGCTGTGGGCTACCGCTCGACGCCCGTGGCCGGGGTGCCCTTCGACGACGAGCTCGGGGTCGTGCCCCACGCCGAGGGGCGCGTCCTGGACGCAGCCGGCGAGCCGATCCCGCGCCTGTACGCGACGGGGTGGATCAAGCGCGGACCGGTCGGGCTCATCGGCTCGACGAAATCGGATGCCGCGCAGACCGTGCGGCATCTCGTCGAGGATCTCGAGGCCGCCGAGGAGGTCGTGCGCGCGGAGGACCCGATCGCCCACCTCGGGCACGCCGTCGACTTCGACGGATGGCTGCGCATCGACGCGGCGGAGCGCAGCGCCGGAGCCGACCGCGGGCGCGAGCGGACCAAACTCGTCGAGCGCGAGGAGATGCTGAGGCATGCGAAGCAGGAGCAGATGACGGAGGCCGGACGATGA
- the soxR gene encoding redox-sensitive transcriptional activator SoxR: protein MSPHAPDEPLTIGEMTRRTGVAASALHFYETLGLIASTRTPGNQRRYARHMLRRVSLITVAKRLGIPLSDVQAAFADVPLTETPSHADWQRASRRWKRELEKRREGIERLERELTGCIGCGCLSMKACGLLNPDDALGTQGSGPRRLDA from the coding sequence ATGAGCCCGCACGCACCCGACGAACCGCTGACGATCGGCGAGATGACCCGACGCACCGGAGTCGCCGCGTCCGCCCTGCACTTCTACGAGACGCTCGGGCTCATCGCGTCCACCCGCACCCCCGGCAACCAGCGCCGCTACGCCCGGCACATGCTGCGCCGCGTCTCCCTGATCACGGTCGCCAAGCGCCTCGGCATCCCGCTGTCCGACGTGCAGGCGGCCTTCGCCGACGTGCCGCTGACCGAGACCCCGAGCCACGCCGACTGGCAGCGGGCATCCCGACGTTGGAAGCGCGAACTCGAGAAGCGCCGCGAGGGCATCGAGCGCCTCGAACGCGAACTCACCGGATGCATCGGCTGCGGCTGCCTGTCGATGAAGGCCTGCGGTCTGCTCAACCCCGACGACGCGCTCGGCACCCAGGGCTCAGGCCCCCGCCGCCTGGACGCCTAG
- a CDS encoding flavin reductase family protein — MTATPIPTPVGDRLKDAFRTHPAGVAIITASTPTGPVGLTASSVASVAVDPAAIVFSVTRATGSAGAILGADTFVVHLIDDEHSALAQSFAVSGSERFTAEQGWSELDTGEPYLASARAALRCRALQTVAVGSSTVVIAEVLDVIAGPQGRPLVYLDRRFHALPHDPHH, encoded by the coding sequence ATGACCGCGACACCCATACCCACACCGGTCGGCGACCGGCTCAAGGACGCTTTCCGTACGCACCCCGCGGGCGTCGCGATCATCACGGCGTCCACGCCGACCGGTCCGGTCGGCCTCACGGCGTCGAGCGTCGCCTCGGTGGCGGTCGACCCTGCGGCGATCGTGTTCTCCGTCACCAGGGCGACCGGGTCGGCCGGGGCGATCCTCGGTGCGGACACCTTCGTCGTGCATCTCATCGACGACGAGCACTCCGCCCTCGCGCAGAGCTTCGCCGTCAGCGGCTCCGAACGCTTCACCGCGGAACAGGGCTGGTCGGAGCTCGACACCGGAGAACCGTACCTCGCCTCCGCGCGCGCCGCCCTGCGCTGCCGTGCGTTGCAGACCGTGGCCGTCGGTTCGTCGACGGTGGTGATCGCCGAGGTGCTCGACGTCATCGCCGGACCGCAGGGGCGTCCGCTCGTGTACCTCGACCGTCGCTTCCACGCCCTCCCGCACGACCCCCACCACTGA
- a CDS encoding superoxide dismutase, giving the protein MSALYTLPELPYDYAALEPHISGKIMELHHSKHHQAYVTGANTALEQLAAARDAGDLANVNKLEKDLAFNLGGHINHSVFWQNMSPEGGGAPEGELEAALVDAFGSIDAFRAHFTATALGVQGSGWAVLAWDSVGARPVIFQLFDQQGNAPLGVTPLLQLDVWEHAYYLDYLNVRADYVKAFWNLVNWPDVQRRFEAARTATAGLVVPR; this is encoded by the coding sequence ATGTCCGCTCTCTACACGCTCCCCGAGCTGCCCTACGACTACGCAGCGCTCGAGCCGCACATCTCGGGCAAGATCATGGAGCTGCACCACTCCAAGCACCACCAGGCGTATGTCACGGGTGCGAACACCGCCCTCGAGCAGCTCGCCGCCGCCCGCGACGCGGGTGACCTCGCGAACGTGAACAAGCTCGAGAAGGACCTCGCGTTCAACCTCGGCGGCCACATCAACCACTCGGTGTTCTGGCAGAACATGTCGCCCGAGGGCGGCGGCGCTCCGGAAGGCGAGCTGGAGGCGGCGCTCGTGGATGCGTTCGGGTCGATCGACGCGTTCCGCGCGCACTTCACCGCGACGGCACTCGGGGTGCAGGGCTCGGGATGGGCGGTGCTCGCGTGGGACAGCGTGGGTGCGCGTCCGGTCATCTTCCAGCTGTTCGACCAGCAGGGCAACGCGCCGCTCGGTGTGACCCCGCTGCTGCAGCTCGACGTGTGGGAGCACGCCTACTACCTCGACTACCTCAACGTGCGCGCGGACTACGTGAAGGCGTTCTGGAACCTCGTGAACTGGCCCGACGTGCAGCGCCGCTTCGAAGCCGCCCGCACCGCGACCGCGGGCCTCGTCGTCCCACGCTGA